The proteins below are encoded in one region of Salmo salar chromosome ssa02, Ssal_v3.1, whole genome shotgun sequence:
- the LOC123730790 gene encoding secreted protein CSS1 translates to MLQCEATPCASPRWSLPASFMDTSASATDTSASATDTSASATDTSASATDTSASATDTSASATDTSASATDTSASATDTSASATDTSASATDTSASATDTSASATSASATDTSASVMDTSASATDTSTSVMDTSASATDTSASATSASATSASATATSASATSASATATSASAMSTSASATDTSTSVMDTSASAMGAVKKWNSKATEQDISRAVGDHLKPLVEPGVVFTTPPPLQQA, encoded by the exons ATGCTGCAATGTGAAGCAACTCCGTGTGCAAGTCCTCGTTGGTCATTGCCTGCCTCATTCATGGACACATCTGCCTCAGCCACGGACACATCTGCCTCAGCCACGGACACATCTGCCTCAGCCACGGACACATCTGCCTCAGCCACGGACACGTCTGCCTCAGCCACGGACACATCTGCCTCAGCCACGGACACGTCTGCCTCAGCCACGGACACGTCTGCCTCAGCCACGGACACGTCTGCCTCAGCCACGGACACGTCTGCCTCAGCCACGGACACGTCTGCCTCAGCCACGGACACGTCTGCCTCAGCCACATCTGCCTCAGCCACGGACACATCTGCCTCAGTCATGGACACGTCTGCCTCAGCCACGGACACATCTACCTCAGTCATGGACACGTCTGCCTCAGCCACGGACACGTCTGCCTCAGCCACGTCTGCCTCAGCCACATCTGCCTCAGCCACGGCTACGTCAGCCTCAGCCACATCTGCCTCAGCCACGGCTACATCTGCCTCAGCCATGAGCACATCTGCCTCAGCCACGGACACATCTACCTCAGTCATGGACACATCTGCCTCAGCCATGG gggcagtcaagaaatggaacagcaaggccacagaacaggacataagcagagctgtgggagaccacctcaagcccctggtagagccgggggtggtgtttaccactccaccaccccTTCAGCAGGCATGA